The following are encoded together in the Pedobacter steynii genome:
- a CDS encoding SusC/RagA family TonB-linked outer membrane protein, producing MMNFYGKALPIFRKCMRISTIIIGIQVCFSTLLMAKHIKAQEMSFKVVKASVKQVFKKIEQQANVTFVYDEEVLGSLPNLTLNFKNEQLSEVLKRLREKTALEFRMVGNYIGVAENAASMPNLSLSSAANSNRIKINGVVRDATGQPLIGVSIKVKGTQAGASTNTNGQFVIDANIGDVLVVSYLGYITKQVTITTPAALNILLDEDSKLLSEVVVTALGIKKERKALGYSVTEVKGDELTQARENNVINSLVGKVAGLNVNSIAGGVGASSNVIIRGISSISQTNQPLYVVNGIPMENRGNSAPGDQYDNVPDLGDAIGNINPDDIETISVLKGAAASALYGSRGKAGVILITTKSGKGNSIEFNSNYVLEKVIDQTDWQYVYGNGANGVKPADAAGAFQTGQSSWGARLDGSSVVQFDGVSRPYTAQKNNIENFFRTGATATNTLAFNKSFDGGSIRFSASDLTSKAVTPGSGLNRQSFNLNGNYNINKHLTVDARANYILEQAKNRPFLSDGAGNSSYNVTLLPTSLDVMTLKQTTKADGSEYGYSANTFATNPWFAANKFINNTKRERLISSISLRYNFDNGAFIQARAGRDAYNDRYTSVVPTGTAYRLLGSMSEATTKFSDINTDVLFGKSFKVDDFTITPNIGGSYRRTKSEMFTLAGNDFSIPYQYVITNANLQNAPVYRPSESEVASVYGTLDLSYKNYLYLSGSLRNDWFSTLATPGKNNKLNVIYPSVNGSFVFSEILKKDWLNFGKIRAGFAQVGQATDPYQTQLAYGFNSAVLNGRPLGLISNFFVPNESLVASVASEFEIGTEIRLLGSRLNFDVTWYNKKSKDEIVRAPASVTSGYGGAILNIGELRNRGVEALITGIPVQTKNFRWTTSVNGSINDNKVISLSPGQTSLPGATSRTGNAFTQQIVGLPFGQIMAFDYKRDANGNIELESNGIPKQGLLRPYGSAYAKYVAGWNNEFSYKGINFSFMIDSKFGGKIYSATESYAYTLGLHKGTLEKREELGAAAANYYGTMAGNVSGIFVQSADFIKFRQVMLGYTFPGKMFNNVINGATLSFVGRNLFYISRKTTNIDPESDYSNNAKGLELGGVPASRTYGLNLSVKF from the coding sequence ATGATGAATTTTTACGGCAAAGCATTGCCTATATTCCGAAAATGCATGCGCATTTCTACAATTATTATTGGCATACAAGTGTGTTTTTCCACACTCCTGATGGCAAAACACATCAAGGCCCAGGAAATGAGTTTTAAAGTAGTCAAAGCAAGTGTCAAGCAAGTCTTTAAAAAGATAGAACAACAGGCAAATGTCACTTTCGTCTACGATGAAGAGGTATTGGGAAGCTTACCAAATCTTACCCTTAATTTTAAAAATGAACAACTTTCGGAAGTTTTAAAAAGACTTCGTGAAAAAACAGCTCTGGAATTCCGAATGGTAGGCAACTATATCGGCGTGGCAGAAAATGCAGCAAGTATGCCAAACCTGAGTTTGTCTTCTGCCGCAAACAGCAACCGTATAAAGATTAACGGGGTGGTTAGAGATGCAACGGGACAACCTTTAATCGGTGTAAGTATAAAGGTAAAAGGAACCCAGGCAGGAGCAAGTACCAATACTAACGGACAATTTGTTATCGATGCAAATATCGGCGACGTATTGGTAGTTAGCTATTTGGGTTACATTACCAAGCAAGTAACCATTACCACACCTGCTGCGCTCAATATCTTATTGGATGAAGATTCCAAACTCCTGAGTGAAGTGGTCGTTACTGCACTGGGAATCAAAAAAGAAAGAAAAGCATTGGGATACTCGGTTACAGAAGTGAAAGGTGATGAACTGACACAAGCGAGAGAAAACAATGTGATCAACTCTTTAGTCGGTAAAGTTGCCGGTCTGAATGTCAACTCTATCGCCGGTGGGGTGGGTGCCTCTTCTAACGTCATTATCCGTGGTATTTCAAGTATTTCTCAGACCAATCAGCCTTTGTATGTAGTCAATGGTATTCCGATGGAAAACAGAGGAAACAGTGCTCCTGGTGATCAGTATGATAATGTTCCTGATCTTGGAGATGCGATTGGAAACATTAATCCGGATGATATCGAAACCATTTCTGTACTGAAAGGGGCTGCCGCTTCTGCATTATACGGTTCACGCGGTAAAGCAGGGGTTATTTTAATCACCACAAAAAGTGGAAAGGGAAATTCCATTGAATTCAATTCCAATTATGTGCTGGAAAAGGTAATCGATCAGACCGACTGGCAATATGTTTACGGTAACGGAGCAAATGGCGTAAAACCCGCAGATGCAGCAGGTGCTTTCCAAACTGGTCAGTCGAGCTGGGGAGCCAGATTAGATGGCAGCAGCGTGGTTCAGTTCGATGGCGTATCCCGTCCTTATACCGCACAAAAGAATAATATCGAAAATTTCTTCCGTACAGGAGCAACCGCAACAAATACCCTGGCTTTTAATAAAAGCTTTGATGGGGGTTCAATCCGTTTCTCCGCAAGTGACCTGACCAGTAAGGCGGTTACCCCTGGATCAGGATTAAACAGACAGTCATTTAACCTGAATGGAAATTATAACATCAACAAACACCTGACTGTAGATGCCCGTGCAAATTACATTCTGGAACAGGCTAAAAACAGACCTTTTCTAAGTGACGGTGCAGGTAACTCCAGTTATAATGTGACCTTGCTGCCTACAAGTTTAGATGTCATGACCTTAAAACAAACCACTAAAGCTGATGGTTCCGAGTACGGTTATTCTGCCAATACTTTTGCGACAAACCCATGGTTTGCTGCAAACAAATTTATCAACAATACGAAAAGGGAACGTCTGATCTCTTCCATCAGTCTGCGTTACAATTTTGACAATGGTGCCTTTATCCAGGCCCGTGCCGGACGTGATGCTTATAACGACCGCTATACTTCTGTCGTACCGACAGGAACGGCTTATCGTTTGCTCGGCTCCATGTCTGAAGCAACAACCAAATTCTCTGATATCAATACAGACGTTTTATTTGGTAAGAGCTTTAAGGTCGATGATTTTACCATCACCCCAAACATTGGAGGAAGTTATAGAAGAACGAAATCCGAAATGTTTACGCTTGCAGGAAACGATTTCTCTATTCCATACCAATATGTCATCACCAATGCCAACCTGCAAAATGCGCCGGTTTACAGACCAAGCGAAAGCGAAGTAGCTTCTGTTTACGGAACTTTAGACCTGAGTTATAAAAACTACCTTTATTTGAGTGGATCACTTCGTAATGACTGGTTCTCAACGCTGGCTACACCTGGTAAGAACAATAAACTGAATGTAATTTATCCATCGGTAAATGGTTCATTCGTGTTCTCTGAAATCCTGAAAAAAGACTGGTTGAACTTTGGTAAAATCCGTGCTGGTTTTGCTCAGGTAGGGCAGGCAACAGATCCTTATCAGACACAACTGGCTTATGGCTTTAACAGTGCCGTACTAAACGGAAGGCCTTTGGGATTGATCTCTAACTTTTTTGTTCCAAACGAGAGTCTGGTTGCCTCTGTGGCTTCTGAATTTGAAATTGGTACTGAGATCCGTTTATTGGGCAGCCGCCTGAACTTTGATGTAACCTGGTACAATAAAAAATCAAAAGATGAAATTGTGAGGGCGCCGGCATCAGTAACTTCTGGTTATGGTGGAGCAATCCTGAACATTGGAGAGTTACGGAACAGAGGAGTTGAGGCCCTGATTACCGGTATTCCTGTGCAGACAAAAAATTTCCGCTGGACAACCTCTGTTAACGGTTCCATCAACGACAATAAAGTCATCTCACTTTCTCCTGGACAAACCTCATTACCAGGTGCAACTTCCCGTACGGGTAATGCGTTTACCCAACAGATTGTGGGTTTACCTTTCGGTCAGATTATGGCCTTTGATTATAAACGGGATGCCAATGGCAATATTGAACTGGAATCAAATGGTATTCCTAAACAAGGCTTGTTAAGACCTTACGGATCTGCTTATGCAAAATATGTCGCCGGATGGAACAATGAGTTCTCTTACAAAGGGATCAATTTCTCTTTCATGATCGACAGTAAATTTGGTGGCAAGATTTATTCTGCAACAGAATCTTATGCTTACACTTTGGGCTTACATAAAGGTACTTTGGAAAAACGTGAAGAACTGGGAGCTGCTGCTGCAAATTATTACGGCACAATGGCCGGTAATGTATCCGGAATTTTTGTGCAAAGTGCCGATTTTATTAAGTTCCGTCAGGTGATGCTTGGCTATACTTTCCCTGGTAAAATGTTTAATAATGTCATTAATGGAGCTACACTTAGCTTTGTGGGCCGTAACCTCTTTTACATCAGCAGGAAAACAACAAACATAGATCCTGAATCTGATTATAGCAATAATGCTAAAGGATTGGAATTGGGCGGTGTGCCGGCAAGCAGAACTTACGGATTAAATCTAAGCGTGAAGTTCTAA
- a CDS encoding SusD/RagB family nutrient-binding outer membrane lipoprotein, protein MKKNIYKYSIMAALCLTVATGCRKHYEEINTDPSTYNPANFNPNFILTSAQLSYSGSVDFSYDTWRANLIYCSTMMQGLSSVIGYWAGDKYILNPTYTAAYWGFSSNSITSGDGAYPEQVRLIVDLLAFTKGKQQYQNLHQITRIMRALIFQRITDLYGDVPYSEAGIGFLGKNYFPVYDKQKDIYTDMLKEVSEAVALLDVNGDKPAGDAFYNGDPTKWKRFGNSLILRMAMRLSKVDPATAKSYVEKVNGHTMLSNDDNAFILGSESGNRITINRNSQILLGGGGQENFYTRWSKTFIDFLKSTNDPRLGAIAVTNLYVNEDTKVQNPNANANPAAQKGMPNGKDLSLIAGQGIKLDPSYTTFTDYSSPSPALIRKDGPTFVLTYAETELLLADAAQRFGIAGSAAQHYREGLIASITYLSQYGAAAAITPAVAAAYADAHPYNAADGLNMINTQYWALNNTKLDFYESWANWRRTGFPVLTPVVYPGNATNGTIPRRFPYPVVEAGTNTVNYNAAVASVPGGDLLTSRVWWDKN, encoded by the coding sequence ATGAAAAAGAATATATATAAATATAGCATAATGGCAGCGCTCTGCCTGACGGTTGCTACAGGTTGCAGAAAACATTATGAAGAGATCAATACTGATCCTTCTACCTATAACCCGGCAAACTTTAACCCTAACTTTATACTGACCAGTGCACAGTTAAGCTATTCCGGAAGTGTCGATTTTAGTTACGATACCTGGCGTGCAAATTTAATCTACTGTTCCACCATGATGCAGGGATTATCCTCTGTAATTGGTTACTGGGCCGGAGATAAATACATCCTTAACCCTACCTATACTGCTGCTTACTGGGGGTTTTCTTCCAACTCCATTACCAGTGGTGACGGAGCTTATCCGGAGCAGGTAAGGTTAATTGTTGATTTGCTGGCATTCACTAAAGGTAAACAGCAGTACCAGAATCTGCATCAGATCACCAGAATTATGAGGGCACTCATCTTTCAGCGCATTACTGATCTTTATGGTGATGTTCCTTATTCTGAGGCTGGAATCGGCTTCCTTGGAAAAAATTACTTCCCTGTTTATGATAAGCAGAAAGACATCTATACAGATATGCTTAAAGAAGTATCTGAAGCCGTTGCATTATTAGATGTTAACGGTGATAAGCCTGCCGGAGATGCATTCTATAATGGTGACCCCACTAAATGGAAACGTTTCGGAAATAGTCTTATCCTTAGAATGGCAATGCGTCTGAGTAAGGTAGACCCGGCTACTGCTAAGAGTTATGTGGAAAAAGTAAATGGCCATACCATGCTAAGTAATGACGACAATGCTTTTATTCTGGGTTCAGAAAGCGGAAACAGAATTACCATTAACAGAAATAGCCAGATCCTTCTTGGTGGCGGCGGTCAGGAAAATTTCTATACCAGATGGTCAAAAACTTTTATCGACTTCCTTAAAAGCACTAACGATCCTCGTTTAGGTGCTATCGCGGTAACAAATTTGTATGTCAATGAAGACACTAAAGTGCAAAACCCAAATGCAAATGCAAACCCTGCAGCACAAAAAGGTATGCCAAACGGTAAAGACCTGAGTCTGATTGCAGGCCAGGGAATTAAGCTGGATCCCAGCTATACCACTTTTACTGATTATTCTTCTCCGAGTCCGGCATTAATCAGAAAAGACGGGCCAACTTTCGTATTGACCTATGCAGAAACAGAATTATTACTGGCTGATGCTGCACAACGTTTTGGTATTGCGGGAAGTGCTGCCCAACATTACCGTGAAGGACTCATCGCTTCGATCACTTATCTTTCGCAGTATGGTGCTGCGGCAGCAATCACTCCTGCAGTAGCCGCAGCGTATGCTGATGCACATCCTTACAATGCAGCTGATGGTTTAAATATGATCAATACACAGTATTGGGCACTCAACAATACAAAACTTGATTTTTATGAGTCCTGGGCTAACTGGAGAAGAACCGGATTTCCGGTTTTAACACCAGTAGTGTATCCTGGTAATGCGACAAATGGAACCATTCCCCGTCGTTTTCCTTATCCTGTTGTGGAAGCAGGTACAAATACGGTAAATTATAATGCAGCTGTAGCCAGCGTTCCCGGGGGAGATTTATTGACCTCCAGAGTCTGGTGGGATAAAAACTAA